The region CGCCTAACTTCTAAGCGGATTTCTTTGGTTGAATTTCTTAAATCTGGTTTCTTCATAAGCTCATAATATCAAGATTCCATAAAACATGCAACATTTTTTTCGACTACTTCATGTTGCCGGATTAATAAAAAGAGGAGTAAAAAATGAGAAAATTTATACAAACAGGACTTGCAGTTGCGTTAGGAACAATGCTTTATGCAGGTGCAGCACAGGCAGCAAGTTATAATCAAAATGTTACAATTCGAGACTTTCAAAAGACCTATTCTGACATGGAAGGTGGTATCAGTGGTCTCGTTACTGGTATGGTATCTAATCTATTAGGGGGTGATGGAGATCCAGTTTATATTCTTGCGGGCGGTGGTAGTAATGCTGTAGGTAGAGTTCAGAGTGCTGCTTCTTTCCAAGCTTGGTATGATGATGTCCCAGGTACAAATATACCGATCAATCAAGTTATTACCTTTACTGAAACAGTGCCAGGAAATGGATTATATCAATTCAGTAATTCATCGTTTTTCCCGATCGATGGACTGGGCTTTGGTAATGAAGGTAATCCTCACAATTATCACTTTACAATGGAAATGAGAACCTCTTTTACATATCAAGCAGGTCAGACTTTCAGCTTTACAGGGGATGATGATTTGTGGGTTTTCATTAATGGCAAACTTGTGATCGATCTAGGTGGTATCCATGGAGCTGAAAGTGCTTCAGTTAATCTTGATACACTAGGATTGACAGCTGGTCAGACACATTCGTTCGATCTGTTCTTTGCTGAACGTCATACAACTGAATCAAACTTTAAAGCAACAACAAGTATTGTTTTCAAGAATAATGTGCCAGAAGCATCAACTCTTGGTCTCTTCAGCCTCGGTTTAGTTGGGGCGATTGGTGCAAGCCTTGCGCGTCGTAAAAAATAAGAAAAAGAATGAGTGATCAATGAAAAGGAGGGGTTCGCCCCTCTTTTTTTGTGTATGTTTAAAATTTATGTTTTTAAGCACTGAAGGTTTTTGCAAATATTGAATTTCGTCACTCAGAGGGCCTAAAAGGCCCGTGGAGTCTCTGCGAACTCTCAATAAGAATTGCTTTAAGTTTTAATTTTATGAGATTCCACGTCGCCCGGATGGGGCGACTCTGAATGACGGTTATAGATTATTGCTCTGCCATCCCTAAAAGCCCTTCAAATAGTCTTCTTTCTTGATTTTTAAGATTGGATCATCCTTATTGTCGGCAATTGAGTAGATAGCTGCTTTTTCGCCTTTCACAGAGGCCCAGACTTTGTCTCCATAACTATAGTGCCACCATTCAAAGCCGTAGTTCACAAGGCCAGATTTTGCAGCTGCCTCTAGAAGCAATAGGCGATTTTGCCGCTGAAGCATCGTTGTATTTTGAGAAAAAGTATCTTGTTGATCATTTGGGCCAAAAATAACATCAAACTTGCCCATATCAAGAAGCTCAGACTCATTATCCTTTGTGCGAAAAAGAGTAATATCAATAGCAGCGCCTGTTGTATGGGTTGGAATATTGTCGATAAAGGGTGAAATATGTCTGCACGTTTCTTTATAAGCGATCTCTTTATCTGGAATGGTTTGAAGAACTTCTTGAAATTTCGCGTCGAAATATTCCTTTTGCTTCGCAAGAGTCCGGAAGCCTTCAAAATAAGCGATGCCAACATCATCGGGCAGGGTGTCGAGCATAGCAAGAAGTCTCTCATAAACGCCTTTGTGGATTTTCGAATAGCCTTCATAACTATTTGCATATTGAGGATGAAAGGTTGAAAGAGGTCTGAGCCTAGGATTGTCAATAGTCAGGAGATCAATCAGTTCATCACCTGATTCTGTGAGAGGAATATCTTTCACGGATTGATGAGCAATAGGGACATACAAAACATTTTCAGACACAAGAGGCGGGATTGTTGGTGTGGTCCATGCCTTTGGTGCTGTGATTGAGTCAGGGTCGGCATAACTGGTGGTTGAAATGAGAGCCATGGTCAGAAATCCTATTGTTTTTAATGAGCTGAAGTTCAAGGGAGCTTATCCTGGAATACTTATTTTGAAAGCAGTATATTGTTGCGCATTTTTTAAAGCAAGTTGTTTGTAGGAGTATTGAAGCTAGTATAATTGTCATCGCGAGGAGCGGCTTGCCGCGACGTGGCGATCTATGATTTCAAAGCTGTGAGATTGCCACGCCCTAACGGGCTCGCAATGACGGGATGAGGCATCTGGCTTTCGACTTATCTTAGAATATTGTACATTTTTATCTCTTGTGTCTTATGGCGCACATGAAAAAGCCATCCATCCCATTTTGTCCCTCAAAAGAGTGAGGCCAGGTGCGAATCATATTATCATGTGCCTTTAATTGATAATGCGCAATGAGGGGTTGGAATTGATCAGGGATAAAGGTTTCAAAATCAGGATTTTCCTTGAGGAAAGTTTCAATTTGACGCTCGCCTTCCTCAGGTAATAAAGAACAGGTGCAGTAAACAAGTGTGCCGCCTTTGGCAAGGAGGCGAGATGCTTTGCGGAGCATTCCCTTTTGCATGCTTAAAAGAGGGAGGATATCTTCTTCTTCCTTGATCCAGCCAAGCTCTGGGTGGCGGCGCATGGTTCCTGTCGCAGAACAAGGAGCATCAAGAAGAATGTTATCAAGGAATTCAGTTGGTTTAAAATCAAAGAAATCTTGTTCCACAATGGTAAGTGGCAGCTTTGTGCGATCTGCATTTTCTTTAACGCGCTCAAGACGGTCTGCAGACTTATCATAGGCAATCACATGTGCGCCTAAATGGGCGAGTTGCAAAGACTTTCCACCAGGGGCTGCACAGAGATCATGAACAGTTTTGCCCTTAATGTCTGAGAATAAATAAACAGGCAATGTTGCAGAGAGATCTTGAACCCACCAGACCCCGTCTGAAAAGCCCTCAAGATTTTCAATTTGGCCTTCAGGGTTTTGTATCCTGATGGTTGCAGGAGGGAAAAGGTCGCCTTTGAGCGTTTCAGCCCATTTTTCAGCATCTTGGGTTATGTAAAGATCAAGCGGAGGTGTTGATTGATAGATTTGGGCGAGCTTAATGAGGTCTTCATTGGAAAGCAATGGTTGGATTTTGCGTTGAATCCAATAAGGGACGGCAAGGACATCATCACTTAGAACTTTCTTTGCAAGGCTACCATTGTCTCGTGCTCTTTGAGATCTGCGTAAAACCGCATTCACAACGCTTTGAAAACCAGCAAGTTTCTTGGTTTTTGAGAGTTCAACGGCAGAATGGATCGCCGCATGATCATCTGTTTTCAAAAACAGGAGTTCTGTGAGGCCTAAGCATATCAGACAGGCGGCTTCCTTAAAGCTACGATCGCTCTTAGGCTTGAAAAAGAGCTTCATAATGGTTTGAGTCTGGCCAAAGTGCCGGAAAAAAGCAGCATAGAGCGAGCGGATAAATTTTCGTTCTTGAGGGTTAAAGTGCTTGTAAAGGTTTTCCTGTTGAATTGCCTCATCAAAGGTCAACTTATCAAGTCGTGATGCAATAATGAGTCTAAGTGCAGCTTGTCGCGGCGATGGGGACGCTTGTCTAGAAGAATTGGTCATGGGCCTAAAATGTAAATAATGTGAGTATCCAAAAGGGATCGAATCGAAATAATGGCAGGAGTGGACGGGATCGAACCATCAACCCCCGGTTTTGGAGACCGGTGCTCTACCAATTGAGCTACACTCCTGTATTACCAAACACCATTTTAAAATTCTACTGCTTCACTCGTCGCTTATGTAGGTAAACTACACTTCGCTCCTCGTTCATAGTATAATTTTATCTGGTCTTTGGTATATTACCAATCCCCATTTATCTGGCGATAGGTATATCTTTATAGGAAAGACTATATATAGTCCTGTGAATTTAATCAAGCCCCTTTCAAGCGATTCTATCATTTTTTTTGTGCTGATTTTTTTATTGTAATTTTGATCGGTAAACATTATCTTGGATATTGATGACAAAATTTGAATGTACATAGTGGCTTGATAGCAGGGCTATCAAGGATTTAATGAAAAGGCTATGTAAAAAATTGAGCGAAGCTAAGGAAAAGATGACTCTATTTGTACATAATAACAATAGAATAAATCAAATCTCCGCACTGATGACGGGGACTTTACCTTGCTTTGGAAATGGGTTCGTATCTGCTGTTTTGAGGTCATCTTATCAAGAACAGCATCAGCGTTTCAGATATTTAAAAAGCGGCGGTTGCCATAGTGTGCAATCAGCCCTAAAAGAGGTTAATAGTTATGAGTTACAAGGGACGAAATACAAACGATTCTTCACAGAATCGCAAAAGACGGATATTGATCGATGCAGCACATAGGGAAGAAACACGCGTCGTTGTTGTAGATCAAGGTAAAGTAGAAGAGCTTGATTTTGAAATTGAATCTTCTAAACAACTAAAAGGCAATATTTATCTTGCAAAAATTATTCGGATAGAGCCATCTCTGCAGGCGGCTTTTGTGGAATATGGCGGGAATCGTCACGGTTTCTTGCCTTTCCCAGAGATTCACCCTGATTATTTCAGAATCCCTGTTGCAGATCGTGAAAAATTAAAAGAAATGCAAATCGCTGAGGCAGAACGTCTTCTGGAAGAAGATGAAGAAGAAGGCAATGATGAAGACTTGCCTCCAAGTCCAGATCGTCCATTTGATGACTTTGCCGAAGTGCCAACAGAAGCAATGAATACACAAGAGATGAGTGCAGATGTATCAGCTGAATCACCGGTGATTGCTGAAGTTGTAGAAGAGACACCTGAGGCGGATGTCGTATCTGCACCCGTTCCAGCAGAGCCAGAAACGGCAGTTACAGAACAAGTTGCTGAAGTTCTGCCAACGATTGATTCAATTCCTGCACCCTTAGAGCATGTCTCATCCTCAGAGGATGAGATTAACCTTTATGAGAGTTTTGCTCTTAAGGTTGAAAAACCAACCAATCCATTTGTTGTATCTTCGGATATCATTGATCAACCGATGGTTGATTTTGCCAAAGGTGTTGATGAAGGCAATGCTTTCATGAGCAACTTGGATCACATCGATCATTCGGATGCATCTCCGTTTGAAGTGCCAGATGAAGGTTTAGATTCAAGTCAAGAGAGAGAGAATAACAGACGATCAAATCCGCGCCGTCGTCAGCGTCAAGGGTCAGAGTCTAAGAATTTTTCACTTCACCGCATGTATAAGATCCAAGAGGTTCTTCATAAAGGACAGGTTCTTTTGATTCAGGTGGTTAAAGATGAGCGTCAGAATAAAGGCGCTGCAGTCACAACCTATTTGTCATTACCAGGTAGATATTGTGTTTTGATGCCAAACAACCCAAGAGGCGGCGGGATTTCAAGAAAAATTTCGGATATCCAAGAGCGCCGTAAATTAAAAGAGACCATTAAAGATCTTGATGTGCCAAAAGGCATGGGTGTGATTATTCGGACAGCAGGGATCAACAAAAACACGGTCGAAATTAAAAGGGATCTTGAGTATCTTTTCAGGCTTTGGGATCAAATCCGTGAGGATACGCTTGTGTCAACAGCGCCATCTTTGGTTTATGAAGAAGCAAATCTTGTGAAAAGATCGATTAGAGACTTGTATAGTCGTGACATTGATGAAATTATTGTTGATGGTGATGAAGGCTTTAAGACAGCCAAGAATTTTATGCGTATGCTTTTGCCAAGCCATACGCGCAAAGTGATTCAGTATCAAAACCGTGACGTGCCTTTGTTTGTAAAGTACAATCTTGAAAAACAAATTGAGACAATTCATAACCAGATTGTTCGTTTGAAATCGGGCGGTTATTTGGTGATCGATATTACTGAAGCACTTGTTTCTATCGATATTAACTCAGGGCGCGCAACAAAAGAGCGCAATATTCGTGAAACAGCCTTTAAGACGAACCTGGAAGCTGCCCAAGAGATTCCCAAACAGCTACGCTTGCGCGATCTGGCTGGGTTGATTGTGATCGATTTTATTGATATGGATAATTCTCGGAACAATGGGATCATTGAGAAAACGTTGCGAGAAGGTCTAAAAGACGATAGAGCCAGAGTGCAAATTGGTCATATTTCACAATTTGGCCTTTTGGAATTATCACGCCAAAGATTACGCCCAAGTATCTTTGAAACCCATTTCTCGGCCTGTCCAAATTGTGCAGGATCAGGATATATCCGCTCAAAAGAGTCAGCAGCCCTTGCAGCTTTGCGTGAAATTCAAGAAATGGTCACGCATGATCAAACAATTCAGAGTTTGATTTTGTATGTTCCGGTTTCAGTGGCTCTTTACATGCTGAATAATAAAAGACAGCAGATTGATCAGATTGAAAGTAGTTGTGACATTCAGATCATCATTGAAACAGATGATCAATTGGTTGGTTCATATCATCAAATCAAAGTAACATCCCATAGGTCTGCTCAAGATCAACAAAAATCGGGTGAAAAAAGAAAAGGTCCAAGCCGTCAAAGACGTCAAGGCATCTCAAATGAAGACACGAGAGGTCAAGGATCAGACGAGGATCAAAATCTTCCTGCCGATCTAGATGATGTTGACCAAGAAGGACTAGAGGCGCTTGACCAACAAGAATCAAGAAAAGATGATGAGCAAGAAGATTCATCTGAGAATCAACCAAATGCAAGTGGGTCTCGGAACAATAGACGTAGGTCAAGACGAGGTAACCGTCGTTCAGGCAGAACAGGGCAAAATGAATCTAAGTCATTTGAAGGGGCTGAAGAGAATTTGATCGCCTCTGCATCCCCAGAATCTGAGCATTTTGGTGAGTCTGCATCTCATGTCGATGAATTTTCAAAAGAACCGCTTATGGAGACTGAATTTTCTGAGGCGCCAGTGGTAACTTCAGAAGAGGCAGCTGATTCTGCAAAGTCAGATTCTAAAGACGGCAGACGCCCAAGAAGATCACAATACCGCCGAAGAGGGCCACGTCCAACAAAGGAGCCAAAGGACTCGCAAGAATCACAAAATGTTTCTGAGATGAGTGCTCCAGCAGAAGGAGTCATCGCACCTGTTGTTGCAGAATCTGCAAATCAAGATAGTGCGGATGAAACTGTAAAAAAAAAGTCCAATCGATAAAAAAAGCCGTATCTAAAAGGAAGTCGGTTGTTGGGCCTGAAGCAGAAACACGTGAGCCTAAAAGAGGTTGGTGGGATAAGTTGATATCTTAGTCAGTTCTGTTGAGCTGATAAACAAAAGGAGATAGACGATGTCTGTTAATCGTATTGAGCGAAAAGGGATCAGAAGAGGTGCTTTTTTGAACGTCATGATTGTGGCGATGGTTTTTTGCTCAGCTATGATGATCTCACCAGGTGTCTCGTCCGCAAAAAGAGGTAAGATTCAGTTTGTTTCTGATGTAGAGACGGAAGAAACACTCAAGTATTTTGTGATGCCTATTTTAAGAGCGGCTCACCTTGACCCATCCCTCATTCAGTTCCAGTTGATCAGAGATAATTCACTTAATGCTTTTGTTATTGGCGGGATGGAGATTTATGTTCATTCAGGTTTGATTGAAAAGGCTGATAATGTCGGTCAATTGGTTGGTGTTTTTGCCCATGAGATTGGTCATATTGCTGGCGGTCATGTGATCAAGGGAACTGAAGCCATGAAAAACGCCAACAAAAAGACAATAATTGCAAGTTTAATTGGTTTGGGCGCGGGGCTTGCGACTCAAAATGCAGA is a window of Alphaproteobacteria bacterium DNA encoding:
- a CDS encoding fibro-slime domain-containing protein, with the protein product MLYAGAAQAASYNQNVTIRDFQKTYSDMEGGISGLVTGMVSNLLGGDGDPVYILAGGGSNAVGRVQSAASFQAWYDDVPGTNIPINQVITFTETVPGNGLYQFSNSSFFPIDGLGFGNEGNPHNYHFTMEMRTSFTYQAGQTFSFTGDDDLWVFINGKLVIDLGGIHGAESASVNLDTLGLTAGQTHSFDLFFAERHTTESNFKATTSIVFKNNVPEASTLGLFSLGLVGAIGASLARRKK
- a CDS encoding D-alanyl-D-alanine carboxypeptidase family protein, coding for MALISTTSYADPDSITAPKAWTTPTIPPLVSENVLYVPIAHQSVKDIPLTESGDELIDLLTIDNPRLRPLSTFHPQYANSYEGYSKIHKGVYERLLAMLDTLPDDVGIAYFEGFRTLAKQKEYFDAKFQEVLQTIPDKEIAYKETCRHISPFIDNIPTHTTGAAIDITLFRTKDNESELLDMGKFDVIFGPNDQQDTFSQNTTMLQRQNRLLLLEAAAKSGLVNYGFEWWHYSYGDKVWASVKGEKAAIYSIADNKDDPILKIKKEDYLKGF
- a CDS encoding RsmB/NOP family class I SAM-dependent RNA methyltransferase: MTNSSRQASPSPRQAALRLIIASRLDKLTFDEAIQQENLYKHFNPQERKFIRSLYAAFFRHFGQTQTIMKLFFKPKSDRSFKEAACLICLGLTELLFLKTDDHAAIHSAVELSKTKKLAGFQSVVNAVLRRSQRARDNGSLAKKVLSDDVLAVPYWIQRKIQPLLSNEDLIKLAQIYQSTPPLDLYITQDAEKWAETLKGDLFPPATIRIQNPEGQIENLEGFSDGVWWVQDLSATLPVYLFSDIKGKTVHDLCAAPGGKSLQLAHLGAHVIAYDKSADRLERVKENADRTKLPLTIVEQDFFDFKPTEFLDNILLDAPCSATGTMRRHPELGWIKEEEDILPLLSMQKGMLRKASRLLAKGGTLVYCTCSLLPEEGERQIETFLKENPDFETFIPDQFQPLIAHYQLKAHDNMIRTWPHSFEGQNGMDGFFMCAIRHKR
- a CDS encoding Rne/Rng family ribonuclease — its product is MSYKGRNTNDSSQNRKRRILIDAAHREETRVVVVDQGKVEELDFEIESSKQLKGNIYLAKIIRIEPSLQAAFVEYGGNRHGFLPFPEIHPDYFRIPVADREKLKEMQIAEAERLLEEDEEEGNDEDLPPSPDRPFDDFAEVPTEAMNTQEMSADVSAESPVIAEVVEETPEADVVSAPVPAEPETAVTEQVAEVLPTIDSIPAPLEHVSSSEDEINLYESFALKVEKPTNPFVVSSDIIDQPMVDFAKGVDEGNAFMSNLDHIDHSDASPFEVPDEGLDSSQERENNRRSNPRRRQRQGSESKNFSLHRMYKIQEVLHKGQVLLIQVVKDERQNKGAAVTTYLSLPGRYCVLMPNNPRGGGISRKISDIQERRKLKETIKDLDVPKGMGVIIRTAGINKNTVEIKRDLEYLFRLWDQIREDTLVSTAPSLVYEEANLVKRSIRDLYSRDIDEIIVDGDEGFKTAKNFMRMLLPSHTRKVIQYQNRDVPLFVKYNLEKQIETIHNQIVRLKSGGYLVIDITEALVSIDINSGRATKERNIRETAFKTNLEAAQEIPKQLRLRDLAGLIVIDFIDMDNSRNNGIIEKTLREGLKDDRARVQIGHISQFGLLELSRQRLRPSIFETHFSACPNCAGSGYIRSKESAALAALREIQEMVTHDQTIQSLILYVPVSVALYMLNNKRQQIDQIESSCDIQIIIETDDQLVGSYHQIKVTSHRSAQDQQKSGEKRKGPSRQRRQGISNEDTRGQGSDEDQNLPADLDDVDQEGLEALDQQESRKDDEQEDSSENQPNASGSRNNRRRSRRGNRRSGRTGQNESKSFEGAEENLIASASPESEHFGESASHVDEFSKEPLMETEFSEAPVVTSEEAADSAKSDSKDGRRPRRSQYRRRGPRPTKEPKDSQESQNVSEMSAPAEGVIAPVVAESANQDSADETVKKKSNR